The Manihot esculenta cultivar AM560-2 chromosome 1, M.esculenta_v8, whole genome shotgun sequence genome has a window encoding:
- the LOC110621704 gene encoding epoxide hydrolase A: protein MDKIDHITVATNGINMHVAIIGTGPTILFLHGFPELWYSWRYQLLSLSSLGYRCIAPDLRGFGDTDAPSSMNDYTGLHVVGDLVGLLDALEIEQVFLVGHDWGTLIAWYFCLFRPDRIRALVSTSVAFSPRNQQLKPMEGLRAMFGDDYYICRFQEPIETYEEFAGADTATLLRTIFTARDPNPPCLPKGIEYKALRDLPCRLPSWLSEEDINYYATKFNQKGFTGGLNYYRSINLTWELMAPWTGVGIRVPVKFIVGDLDTAYHLPGVKEYIANGGFKKDVPLLQEVVIMEGVGHFINQEKAGEVSRHIHEFIKKVLTSDQKQEPASPCSACVACN from the exons ATGGACAAGATTGATCACATAACAGTAGCCACAAATGGCATCAACATGCACGTAGCAATTATTGGGACAGGCCCAACAATCCTCTTCTTGCATGGCTTCCCTGAACTCTGGTACTCATGGAGATACCagcttctctctctttcttccctTGGTTATCGTTGCATAGCCCCTGACCTTCGTGGCTTCGGCGACACTGACGCTCCCTCATCGATGAATGATTACACGGGCCTCCACGTAGTAGGAGACCTCGTCGGCCTCCTTGACGCCTTGGAGATCGAGCAGGTGTTTTTGGTGGGCCATGACTGGGGGACACTCATAGCTTGGTACTTCTGCTTGTTCAGGCCTGATAGAATCAGAGCCTTGGTCAGCACAAGCGTTGCCTTCTCGCCCAGGAACCAACAGCTAAAGCCTATGGAGGGGCTCAGGGCCATGTTCGGCGATGATTACTACATTTGCAGGTTTCAG GAACCTATAGAGACTTACGAGGAGTTCGCCGGAGCCGATACTGCGACACTGTTAAGAACTATTTTTACAGCTCGGGATCCTAACCCACCCTGCCTACCTAAAGGAATAGAATACAAAGCACTACGAGACCTTCCCTGCCGCTTGCCCTCTTGGCTATCTGAAGAAGATATCAACTACTATGCAACCAAATTTAACCAGAAAGGCTTCACAGGGGGATTGAATTATTACAGAAGCATCAACCT AACATGGGAGCTGATGGCGCCATGGACAGGAGTAGGAATCAGAGTACCAGTTAAGTTCATAGTAGGGGACTTGGACACGGCCTACCACCTTCCAGGCGTGAAGGAATACATAGCAAACGGTGGGTTTAAAAAAGATGTGCCCCTTTTGCAAGAAGTGGTGATAATGGAAGGAGTGGGCCATTTTATTAACCAGGAAAAGGCAGGGGAAGTGTCCCGACACATTCATGAATTCATAAAAAAAGTTCTGACCAGTGACCAAAAACAGGAACCCGCATCTCCATGCTCTGCATGTGTGGCTTGTAATTGA
- the LOC110612761 gene encoding epoxide hydrolase A: MENIQHTIVPTNGINMHIASIGTGPVILFLHGFPELWYCWRHQLLSLSSLGYRCIAPDLRGYGDTDAPPSPTQYTALHVVGDLVGLLDHLGVDQVFLVGHDWGAAIAWHFCLFRPDRIKALVNTSVVFSPRNPQIKPIESFRKSLGDDFYICRFQEAGEIEDDFAQAGTAKVITRFLASRSSKPPCIPKETGVRGSPDPRSLPSWLSEEDINYYVSKFNQKGFTGGLNYYRCLDLNWELTAPWTGSQIKVPVKFIVGDLDVTYHFPGVKEFIHNGGLKKYVPFLQEVVVMEGVAHFLNQEKPEEISAHIYDFFKKF; encoded by the exons ATGGAGAATATACAGCACACAATAGTGCCCACAAATGGCATAAACATGCACATAGCATCTATTGGAACCGGCCCTGTGATTCTCTTTCTACACGGCTTCCCTGAGCTCTGGTACTGCTGGCGCCACCAGCTCCTCTCTCTCTCGTCCCTTGGCTACCGTTGCATCGCCCCCGACCTTCGCGGCTACGGCGACACTGATGCCCCTCCTTCCCCCACTCAGTACACTGCACTCCATGTAGTCGGCGACCTTGTTGGGCTGCTTGATCATCTGGGTGTTGATCAAGTGTTTCTTGTGGGTCATGACTGGGGAGCGGCAATTGCTTGGCATTTTTGCTTGTTTAGACCTGATAGAATCAAGGCCTTGGTTAATACCAGCGTCGTATTCTCTCCCAGAAACCCTCAAATAAAGCCCATAGAAAGCTTCAGAAAATCATTAGGCGATGATTTCTACATATGTAGATTTCAG GAGGCAGGAGAGATTGAAGACGACTTTGCCCAAGCTGGTACTGCAAAAGTGATCACAAGATTTCTTGCATCTCGCAGTTCAAAGCCCCCTTGTATACCTAAGGAAACAGGAGTGAGAGGTTCACCTGATCCTCGAAGTTTGCCTTCTTGGCTGTCAGAAGAGGATATCAATTATTACGTTAGCAAATTTAACCAGAAAGGCTTTACTGGCGGGTTGAACTACTATCGATGTTTAGACCT AAACTGGGAGTTGACAGCACCATGGACAGGGTCACAAATTAAAGTACCAGTTAAGTTTATTGTGGGGGACCTGGACGTTACCTATCACTTCCCTGGAGTAAAGGAATTTATACACAATGGTGGTTTGAAAAAGTATGTTCCTTTCTTGCAAGAAGTTGTTGTAATGGAAGGAGTCGCTCACTTCCTCAACCAAGAAAAGCCAGAGGAAATCAGTGCACATATTTACGACTTCTTCAAGAAATTTTGA
- the LOC110626687 gene encoding RING-H2 finger protein ATL5, with protein sequence MDNTDGITKPRNQVSNNSTYARDGKILLCSGIILFTVLVVVVCFHGYARWIFKRRLRSRRQRRDHLLSPSVTPAASGVANRALDPSVLETLPTLVYSSKTQETVLQCAVCLSEFEDGEKGRVLPKCEHAFHIDCVDIWFHTHSNCPLCRAPVQSDRVSETCAETVVKLIEETCLQPESRQKREDERGCSASSLPVSLSHVESHWKSCERVSIVVDVPTGTATGGGHGLGFYG encoded by the coding sequence ATGGACAACACCGATGGAATCACCAAACCAAGAAATCAAGTCTCTAATAATAGCACCTATGCTCGTGATGGGAAGATTTTGCTTTGTTCAGGTATCATCCTATTCACTGTCCTTGTTGTCGTCGTTTGTTTCCACGGTTATGCTCGTTGGATCTTCAAACGCCGCCTCCGCAGCCGCCGCCAGCGCCGTGACCACCTCCTCTCTCCATCCGTTACACCTGCCGCTTCCGGTGTCGCAAACAGAGCGCTTGACCCGTCTGTTTTGGAAACTCTTCCTACTCTGGTTTACAGTTCGAAAACGCAGGAGACTGTTCTCCAGTGCGCTGTTTGTTTATCGGAATTCGAAGATGGTGAGAAAGGGCGAGTATTGCCCAAGTGTGAGCACGCTTTTCATATTGACTGTGTCGACATTTGGTTTCACACTCATTCTAACTGTCCGCTCTGTAGAGCCCCGGTTCAATCCGACAGAGTTTCCGAAACATGTGCTGAAACTGTGGTGAAGTTGATTGAAGAAACATGTTTACAGCCAGAATCGCGGCAGAAGAGAGAAGATGAGAGGGGTTGCTCTGCTTCTTCCTTGCCGGTGAGTTTATCCCATGTGGAAAGCCACTGGAAGTCCTGTGAACGGGTGAGTATAGTTGTGGATGTACCCACAGGCACAGCCACAGGTGGTGGGCATGGGCTTGGATTCTACGGTTAA